One genomic segment of Manis pentadactyla isolate mManPen7 chromosome 1, mManPen7.hap1, whole genome shotgun sequence includes these proteins:
- the LOC118908189 gene encoding serine/arginine repetitive matrix protein 1-like has translation MVCVQTARGAAAAGVEAGSSAEARPGSSGSARRRRRRKAGRPRTAPRCGAPSSRLRRASPGGRSGREPDVSARSSQSPRRSARAARPAPPPQPPPPPARARRSPIRRGRPAPGPALRLPAGLGTTGLLLPWSEEAETTRSNFKGPEGLVRREFIITSKTSASLTVRFLRRRTL, from the coding sequence ATGGTGTGTGTGCAGACGGCGAGGGGAGCGGCAGCCGCGGGGGTGGAGGCGGGGAGCAGCGCGGAGGCGCGTCCCGGCTCGAGCGGCTCAGCCCGGCGACGGCGGCGGCGGAAGGCGGGACGGCCGAGGACAGCTCCTCGCTGCGGTGCGCCTTCCAGCCGACTGCGCCGCGCCTCGCCGGGCGGCCGCTCGGGCCGGGAGCCTGACGTCTCTGCTCGCAGCAGCCAATCCCCGCGCCGCTCGGCCCGCGCCGCTCGGCCCGCGCCGCCGCCacagccgccgccgcctcccgcccGGGCCCGGCGCAGCCCGATACGCCGAGgacgccccgcccccggccccgccctgCGGCTCCCGGCCGGCTTGGGGACGACCGGGCTCCTTCTGCCTTGGTCAGAGGAAGCAGAGACTACGCGCAGCAACTTTAAAGGTCCCGAAGGCTTAGTAAGAAGGGAGTTTATAATAACAAGCAAAACGTCGGCGTCCCTGACCGTCAGGTTTCTCAGGAGAAGGACTCTGTAG